The following proteins are encoded in a genomic region of Gimesia algae:
- a CDS encoding carbon storage regulator produces MLVLSRKPGERIRIGDDVTLTIVRIGPNSVRLGIDAPRSMSIVREELCIDFSDLPETEQFTEEPSSP; encoded by the coding sequence ATGCTTGTATTATCACGAAAGCCCGGTGAACGAATTCGTATTGGCGATGATGTAACATTGACGATTGTTCGAATCGGCCCGAATTCAGTCAGACTGGGCATTGATGCCCCACGCAGCATGAGTATTGTGCGCGAAGAGCTGTGTATCGATTTTTCGGATCTGCCAGAAACCGAGCAGTTCACAGAAGAACCTTCTTCGCCTTAA
- a CDS encoding ABC transporter ATP-binding protein, translated as MIFVRELTRVFESGNQDILAVDQVSFHVRPGEVYGLLGPNGAGKTTTLRMILGLLKPTRGDAEVEGFLVSTHPDEIKRRVGLVSTSAGLYQWLTPREILTFFADVYGVPAMQAADQVEKLSRLFGLSSFMDRRSATLSTGQKQRVNLARSLIHDPPVMLMDEPTRGLDVVGSKVIFDYIDLLRDEGKAVIVSTHRLDEAEQLCDRFGLLHNGKIDYEGTLAELQQCTSCQTLTQIFLQLLDAPVENAKNIPAAQRELI; from the coding sequence ATGATTTTTGTCAGAGAGCTTACGCGGGTTTTCGAATCTGGAAACCAGGATATTCTTGCCGTTGATCAGGTTTCGTTCCATGTGAGACCAGGTGAAGTCTATGGTTTACTGGGTCCGAATGGGGCTGGTAAAACGACGACACTCCGAATGATCCTGGGGCTGTTGAAACCAACCAGGGGCGATGCGGAAGTGGAAGGGTTTCTGGTTTCCACTCACCCCGATGAAATCAAACGCCGTGTAGGTCTGGTCTCTACCAGTGCCGGCTTGTATCAATGGTTGACTCCGCGCGAGATTCTGACTTTTTTTGCGGACGTGTATGGTGTACCGGCGATGCAGGCCGCAGATCAGGTGGAAAAACTCTCCCGTCTGTTTGGGCTTTCTTCATTTATGGATCGCCGCTCAGCGACGTTGAGTACCGGACAAAAACAGCGAGTGAATCTGGCACGTTCTCTGATTCATGATCCTCCAGTAATGCTGATGGACGAGCCGACACGAGGGCTTGATGTCGTCGGGAGTAAGGTGATTTTCGATTATATTGACCTGCTCCGTGATGAGGGAAAAGCTGTGATAGTCAGCACACATCGACTGGATGAGGCCGAACAGCTCTGCGACAGATTTGGTCTGTTGCACAATGGAAAAATCGATTACGAAGGCACTCTGGCAGAACTGCAGCAGTGCACTTCCTGTCAGACCCTGACACAAATATTTCTGCAATTACTCGATGCGCCCGTTGAGAATGCAAAAAACATACCCGCCGCGCAAAGGGAACTTATTTGA
- a CDS encoding Gfo/Idh/MocA family oxidoreductase: MSNHKQNRRDFLKTSGAAVAGSSLPFWFQIDPASAYKFNAANDRPVVGCIGTGSRWNAVGPNAMKYGDVIAVCDVDAAHANKAHDKVRDIQGKKGNNKEVAVFEDYRKVLDNPDIDIVTIVTTDHWHTKIAIEAMKAGKDVYCEKPLTLTIDEGKQIIKALKETGRVFQVGTQQRSEMGQRFLNALGVIKEGRLGDITEVECVIGGVDPSGSIPVADVPKTLNWEKWLGQAPLTDYRWKAGEGEKGRPKTRGHYEFRWWYEYSGGKMTDWGAHHVDIAQWGIGMDHSGPTQVVPISVEHPIPLKNGMPTKDDAYNVASKFEVQCNFPNDVKMTIKSDGRNGILFTGTKGRMFVSRGDLTGKPVEDLKDNPLASDTIKKLYKGRQPGDHMRNFFECVEAREQPISDVMTHHRAITTCHLANIAIRLNRSLEWDPKTEQIIGDDEANQWQSREQRKGYETNA; the protein is encoded by the coding sequence GTGAGTAATCACAAACAGAATCGTCGCGACTTTTTGAAAACTTCCGGCGCTGCCGTCGCGGGCAGCAGCCTTCCATTCTGGTTTCAAATTGATCCCGCCAGTGCATACAAATTTAATGCAGCCAATGATCGTCCCGTGGTAGGTTGTATCGGAACAGGCAGTCGCTGGAATGCAGTGGGTCCGAATGCAATGAAGTATGGTGATGTCATTGCGGTTTGCGATGTGGATGCCGCCCATGCCAATAAGGCCCACGATAAAGTGAGAGATATTCAGGGCAAAAAAGGAAATAATAAAGAAGTTGCTGTATTCGAAGATTATCGGAAGGTTCTCGATAACCCCGATATCGATATTGTCACGATTGTGACGACCGACCACTGGCATACAAAGATCGCGATTGAGGCAATGAAAGCTGGTAAAGATGTTTACTGCGAAAAACCTTTGACGCTGACCATTGATGAAGGGAAGCAGATCATTAAAGCGCTGAAGGAAACGGGACGCGTCTTTCAAGTGGGAACACAGCAGCGCAGTGAAATGGGACAACGGTTCCTGAATGCTCTGGGGGTCATCAAAGAAGGTCGTCTGGGTGATATCACCGAAGTGGAGTGTGTGATCGGTGGTGTGGATCCCAGCGGTTCGATTCCTGTTGCTGACGTACCCAAGACTTTGAATTGGGAAAAATGGCTTGGTCAGGCCCCGCTGACCGATTATCGCTGGAAGGCGGGAGAAGGGGAAAAAGGCAGACCCAAGACGCGTGGTCATTATGAATTCCGCTGGTGGTATGAATACTCAGGGGGTAAAATGACGGACTGGGGTGCCCATCACGTAGATATCGCGCAGTGGGGAATCGGCATGGATCATTCTGGACCCACTCAGGTAGTACCTATTTCAGTTGAGCATCCGATTCCATTGAAAAATGGCATGCCGACCAAAGATGATGCTTACAATGTTGCTTCTAAGTTTGAAGTTCAATGTAATTTCCCGAACGATGTCAAAATGACGATTAAGAGTGACGGTCGTAACGGCATATTGTTTACGGGAACGAAAGGGCGCATGTTTGTCAGCCGGGGTGACCTGACTGGAAAACCTGTTGAAGACCTTAAGGACAATCCGCTTGCGAGTGATACCATCAAGAAACTCTATAAAGGCCGTCAACCCGGCGATCATATGCGCAATTTCTTTGAATGCGTCGAGGCACGGGAACAACCGATTTCCGATGTGATGACACACCATCGTGCCATTACAACCTGCCACCTGGCTAACATTGCCATCCGTCTGAATCGATCTCTGGAATGGGATCCTAAGACAGAGCAGATCATTGGTGATGACGAAGCCAATCAGTGGCAAAGCAGAGAGCAACGGAAAGGCTACGAAACCAACGCGTAG
- a CDS encoding sulfatase family protein: MVSKSVLFFLLSFTPGIVFAAPQSQPNIVVILADDFGVGDIQAHYPDNKIPTPYLDQLVKEGMSFTDAHSGSAVCSPTRYGLLTGRYSWRTRLQEWVIAAYEPPLISENRLTLPGLLKSRGYQTACIGKWHLGWNWPGPQTSQMREQKNGQWKYKWDFTKPIKGGPNSRGFDYFFGVDLPNLPPFTFIENDHVLEQPTAKFKLDASEGIVLPRGFIGAPTAPDWRMQNILPEITNRAVNYIEQQSQKKTSFFLYFSMTSPHEPVVPSIKFQGKSGIAPIADFVMETDWSAGQVIQAIDRAGIKDNTIVIFTADNGHSHYTGWNDLVEAGHQPSGPYRGHKGDIWEGGHRVPLVVRWPDHIQAGSSSQQMVCLTDILATCAEIARTDLPQSGAEDSLSFLPVLLGEANPESRQTLVSHSNHGEFAYRDGSWKLVFKLSGRNLEQSRGKPTIVELYNLETDIGEEQDLAEKHPETVSRMTTEFTQLIEQGSSRSGQKAANDTRVRFDITQKQRWAPALKD, translated from the coding sequence ATGGTTTCGAAATCGGTCCTGTTCTTTCTGTTGAGCTTTACTCCTGGTATCGTGTTTGCCGCACCGCAGTCTCAACCAAATATTGTTGTGATTCTGGCAGATGATTTCGGTGTGGGTGATATTCAAGCTCATTACCCTGACAATAAGATTCCAACCCCTTATCTGGATCAACTGGTCAAAGAGGGAATGAGTTTTACAGACGCGCATAGCGGGTCGGCCGTCTGTTCTCCTACACGCTATGGGTTATTGACCGGTCGGTACAGCTGGCGAACCCGATTGCAGGAATGGGTAATCGCAGCTTATGAACCTCCTCTTATTTCTGAGAATCGACTCACTCTGCCTGGTTTGCTGAAATCAAGAGGATACCAGACAGCATGTATCGGGAAGTGGCATCTGGGATGGAACTGGCCAGGACCACAGACAAGTCAGATGCGGGAGCAGAAAAACGGACAGTGGAAATATAAATGGGATTTTACGAAACCGATTAAAGGAGGTCCCAATAGTCGGGGATTTGATTATTTTTTTGGAGTCGATCTTCCCAACCTGCCTCCGTTTACCTTCATTGAAAATGATCATGTGCTGGAACAACCGACAGCCAAATTTAAATTGGATGCCAGTGAAGGCATCGTTTTACCGCGGGGATTCATTGGGGCTCCGACTGCGCCTGACTGGCGTATGCAGAATATTCTGCCCGAAATTACAAATCGCGCTGTAAACTATATTGAGCAACAGTCTCAAAAAAAAACTTCCTTCTTTCTCTATTTCTCTATGACTTCGCCGCATGAACCCGTGGTTCCTTCAATAAAATTCCAAGGCAAAAGTGGAATCGCTCCGATTGCTGACTTCGTTATGGAAACGGATTGGTCCGCAGGACAGGTCATTCAGGCGATTGATCGGGCAGGTATTAAAGACAATACGATTGTAATCTTCACAGCAGACAACGGACACTCTCACTACACTGGTTGGAATGATCTGGTAGAAGCCGGTCATCAACCGAGCGGTCCCTATCGCGGCCATAAGGGAGATATCTGGGAAGGGGGGCATCGTGTGCCTCTGGTAGTACGCTGGCCAGACCATATTCAGGCGGGCAGCAGCAGTCAGCAGATGGTCTGTCTGACAGATATACTGGCGACCTGCGCCGAAATTGCGAGAACGGATCTTCCGCAGAGTGGAGCTGAAGACAGTCTCAGTTTTCTCCCTGTTCTACTGGGAGAAGCAAATCCGGAATCGCGCCAAACTCTGGTCAGCCATTCTAATCATGGAGAATTTGCTTATCGTGATGGTTCCTGGAAACTGGTCTTTAAATTGAGCGGTCGAAATCTGGAACAGTCGCGGGGTAAGCCGACGATAGTCGAACTTTACAATCTGGAAACCGATATTGGTGAAGAACAGGATCTGGCAGAGAAGCATCCTGAAACAGTGAGTCGGATGACCACTGAATTTACCCAATTAATAGAGCAGGGCAGCAGTCGGTCAGGACAGAAAGCCGCAAATGATACACGGGTTCGGTTCGATATCACTCAGAAACAACGCTGGGCACCAGCATTGAAAGACTGA
- the dinB gene encoding DNA polymerase IV, giving the protein MRTILHVDMDAFYASIEERDHSELQGQPIIVGGRAEHRGVVSAANYPARKFGVHSAMPMKTARQLCPQAHFFPVRMSDYAEVSQALQKIFRKYTPLVEPLSLDEAFLDVSGSQLLFGNGREIASAIRLEVRQSLQLIASVGVAPNKFLAKIASDADKPDGLVVVEPDKIQEFLDPLPVSRVWGIGKVATQRFNRLGIQTIAQLRVLEPKILTELFGEQGLHLKNLSQGVDDRAVVPERQAKSISRETTFTSDVTDPEILRTILTGLVEDVARRLRKNNLRGKTIQLKIRYDDFSTFTRSITVSQPTDLTREIEQSALQMLDQKLPERPLSIRLIGVGVTGFQSGSQHQKSLFDEEDQQKFSRLDQVKDQIASRFGSNSITRGNRISSEDSQEETSS; this is encoded by the coding sequence ATGCGAACAATCCTACACGTAGACATGGACGCGTTTTACGCGTCGATTGAGGAACGGGACCACTCGGAACTGCAGGGGCAGCCCATCATCGTCGGGGGTCGAGCTGAACACCGGGGCGTCGTTTCGGCTGCCAATTATCCGGCCCGAAAATTCGGAGTGCATAGTGCCATGCCAATGAAAACGGCCAGGCAACTTTGCCCCCAGGCGCATTTTTTTCCGGTTCGCATGAGCGACTATGCCGAGGTATCTCAAGCATTACAGAAGATCTTTCGTAAATACACTCCACTGGTGGAGCCACTTTCTTTAGATGAAGCGTTTCTGGATGTGAGTGGCAGTCAACTCCTCTTCGGGAATGGGAGAGAAATTGCTTCTGCAATCAGACTGGAAGTCAGACAGAGTTTACAGTTAATTGCCTCGGTCGGTGTCGCCCCCAATAAATTTCTAGCCAAAATCGCCAGCGATGCTGATAAACCTGATGGACTGGTCGTTGTCGAACCAGATAAAATCCAGGAGTTTCTCGACCCACTGCCTGTTTCCCGCGTCTGGGGGATTGGAAAAGTGGCTACCCAGCGTTTTAACCGACTGGGGATTCAGACCATTGCGCAATTGAGAGTATTAGAACCCAAAATCTTGACGGAACTGTTCGGCGAACAGGGCCTTCACTTGAAGAATCTTTCCCAGGGAGTAGATGATCGGGCTGTGGTTCCCGAAAGGCAGGCCAAATCAATTTCGCGTGAAACGACATTCACCAGTGACGTCACTGATCCGGAGATACTGAGAACCATTCTGACAGGCCTGGTAGAAGATGTGGCACGTCGATTGCGCAAAAATAATCTGCGTGGTAAAACCATCCAGTTGAAAATTCGTTATGATGACTTCTCAACATTTACGAGATCAATCACAGTATCTCAACCGACAGACCTCACCAGAGAAATTGAACAGTCAGCCTTGCAAATGCTGGATCAGAAATTACCGGAGCGGCCTCTCTCCATCAGGTTAATTGGTGTCGGTGTGACAGGATTTCAAAGTGGTTCGCAGCACCAGAAATCATTATTCGATGAAGAAGATCAACAGAAATTCTCTCGTCTGGATCAGGTCAAGGATCAGATAGCCAGTCGCTTTGGAAGCAATTCTATTACCCGGGGCAATCGAATTTCAAGCGAGGACTCGCAAGAAGAAACGTCGTCTTAA
- a CDS encoding ABC transporter permease subunit/CPBP intramembrane protease — MASPYDQDSDDRIYTPTRSFRFSGLLRKELREILRDRRTVITLILMPLLVYPLLGLMLQKFFLSQASQLNEIEYRIVLPNESEGQLFRALFEQGDKIYEERNQSLTRLKAVEDPNPDNALAAFQEVKPVMKFMIAESTGENHNILKLVREGVVDVGVRYFPIENTHVKLGQKEHSGRFQIIYGAQSNHSRRAAEYVEERLQAVRWNYRDQLLTNLGESQTVPFITSVSSVKSEMVQAYSLVTIVPLILILMTMTGAVYPAIDLTAGERERGTLETLISAPLPRMWILCAKFISVLVVAVMTALVNMTAMLATAYANGLETVLFGEGMTLFVLMEILLLLVIFAAFFSAVLLCITSFARSFKEAQAYLIPLMLISMAPGILGMVPDLKMTPLWAVIPLANIVLLSRDFLLHEAEPLLFFISVFSTLFYGILALSLAARIFGTDTILYQSETSWSDFFKRSRKTHQSPALNNSMLCLAVMFPVFILSAAFVGRLRELTISQRLLVSGALTFCLFLLIPLLFAWLGGVNFKTGFRWFKPRVISCLGAVLLGCTLWPFAYEIEIFALTDARIETLSRLFESMKIELAAVPLWVKLMSLAVMPAVCEELFFRGYLLSSLLHRFSNWWAILTSSLLFALFHVIVRDSLFIERFFPSFFMGLCLAYVNVRSRSVIPGILLHMIHNGLLITIASFQNYFADWEINIENQKHLPVSWLVGSFLAVVIGFALVRLSSGKPLPPAADTPAAEMAAG, encoded by the coding sequence ATGGCGTCTCCCTACGATCAGGATTCTGACGACCGCATTTACACACCTACCAGATCTTTCCGGTTCTCAGGACTGTTGCGAAAAGAACTTCGCGAAATCCTTCGGGATCGACGGACTGTCATTACATTAATTCTGATGCCATTGCTGGTCTATCCTTTACTGGGTTTAATGCTGCAGAAATTTTTTCTGAGTCAGGCATCGCAGCTAAACGAAATTGAATATCGAATTGTTCTACCCAATGAATCGGAAGGGCAGTTATTTCGCGCACTGTTTGAGCAGGGGGATAAAATCTATGAAGAGAGAAACCAGTCGCTCACTAGACTGAAAGCTGTGGAAGACCCCAATCCTGATAATGCACTGGCAGCATTTCAGGAAGTCAAACCGGTTATGAAATTCATGATTGCCGAATCAACCGGCGAGAATCACAATATTCTAAAATTGGTTCGCGAAGGTGTTGTAGATGTCGGCGTTCGATATTTTCCGATCGAAAACACGCATGTGAAACTCGGACAGAAAGAGCACAGTGGTCGATTTCAGATAATTTATGGAGCACAATCCAATCATAGTCGTCGCGCTGCAGAATATGTGGAAGAGCGTTTACAGGCCGTTCGCTGGAACTACCGGGACCAGTTGCTGACGAACCTGGGGGAGAGTCAGACCGTTCCTTTTATCACGTCAGTCTCCTCGGTGAAATCAGAAATGGTGCAGGCGTACTCGCTGGTCACCATTGTTCCCTTAATATTAATTTTGATGACAATGACGGGAGCAGTCTATCCCGCCATCGATTTGACTGCGGGGGAACGTGAGCGGGGTACATTGGAAACTCTTATTTCAGCGCCACTGCCCCGGATGTGGATCTTGTGCGCCAAGTTTATTTCGGTGCTGGTTGTTGCTGTCATGACAGCGCTGGTCAATATGACAGCCATGCTGGCAACTGCCTATGCCAACGGCCTGGAAACAGTGCTCTTCGGTGAAGGCATGACCCTGTTTGTGCTGATGGAAATATTATTGTTACTGGTAATCTTTGCTGCTTTCTTTTCCGCAGTGCTGTTGTGTATCACGAGTTTTGCCCGCAGTTTTAAGGAAGCGCAAGCCTATCTGATTCCGTTAATGTTGATTTCAATGGCGCCCGGAATACTGGGGATGGTACCGGATCTGAAAATGACTCCCCTGTGGGCAGTAATCCCACTAGCGAACATCGTGTTGTTAAGCCGCGACTTTCTATTGCATGAAGCTGAACCACTCTTGTTCTTTATATCTGTGTTTTCTACTTTATTCTATGGCATCCTCGCGCTCAGTCTTGCTGCACGGATTTTCGGAACAGATACCATTCTGTATCAGAGTGAAACTTCGTGGTCTGATTTTTTTAAGCGATCCCGCAAGACTCACCAGTCTCCCGCTTTGAACAATTCCATGCTTTGTCTGGCGGTGATGTTCCCCGTATTTATTCTGTCCGCCGCTTTTGTTGGACGGCTCAGGGAGCTGACAATTTCTCAGCGACTGCTGGTTTCAGGAGCATTGACTTTTTGTCTGTTTCTATTGATCCCTCTGCTGTTTGCGTGGCTGGGCGGTGTAAATTTTAAGACTGGTTTTCGCTGGTTTAAACCACGTGTGATCTCCTGCCTGGGCGCCGTACTGCTGGGATGTACTTTATGGCCCTTCGCCTATGAAATAGAAATCTTCGCATTAACCGATGCGAGAATTGAGACACTTTCCCGCCTGTTTGAATCAATGAAAATCGAACTCGCTGCCGTTCCTTTATGGGTCAAGTTGATGTCGCTGGCTGTTATGCCGGCTGTCTGCGAAGAACTTTTCTTTCGCGGGTACCTGTTAAGTTCACTTCTCCATCGCTTCTCCAATTGGTGGGCGATACTGACTTCTTCACTCCTGTTTGCGTTATTCCATGTTATCGTTCGCGATTCTCTGTTTATTGAACGCTTTTTCCCCAGCTTTTTTATGGGGTTATGCCTGGCGTATGTGAATGTACGGTCTCGCAGTGTCATCCCTGGTATCCTGTTGCATATGATTCACAATGGTCTGTTAATCACTATTGCCAGTTTTCAGAATTACTTTGCTGACTGGGAAATCAATATCGAGAATCAAAAGCACCTGCCTGTCAGCTGGTTGGTTGGTTCTTTTCTGGCTGTGGTCATCGGATTCGCTTTGGTGCGTCTCAGCTCAGGAAAGCCATTACCGCCTGCTGCAGACACTCCCGCTGCAGAGATGGCTGCTGGCTGA
- a CDS encoding MBL fold metallo-hydrolase translates to MLENLPLQSVKYKGLTIEGYSRAAVQSYWRIPELKLGFDLGGSPWSFMGTAVFFISHAHLDHMAALPAFVARRRMMKMSPPTIYLPEEVVDPVWKMLKSWQKLDRGRMECELVGLKDGEEVQLSREHAVTAFQTKHTVPSLGFQVWDCRKKLKPEFQGKPETDIRDARISGVEVSEELRVPLVCYTGDTAPAGLDHFETAYESRVLITEMTFYRPEHRREKIHKFGHMHLDDIVERAERFRNELIILAHFSTRYHDNQVMNAVKKRLPEDLQSRIHLWMQ, encoded by the coding sequence ATGCTCGAAAATCTGCCACTGCAATCGGTAAAATATAAAGGCCTCACCATTGAGGGCTACTCACGGGCCGCCGTTCAAAGCTACTGGAGAATCCCTGAACTCAAACTTGGTTTTGACCTCGGTGGCAGCCCCTGGTCTTTTATGGGAACTGCCGTATTTTTCATTAGTCATGCGCACCTTGATCACATGGCAGCACTTCCTGCTTTTGTAGCACGTCGGCGTATGATGAAAATGAGCCCGCCCACGATCTATCTGCCTGAGGAAGTAGTCGACCCCGTCTGGAAAATGTTGAAAAGCTGGCAAAAACTGGACCGGGGTCGTATGGAATGTGAGTTAGTTGGCTTAAAGGACGGAGAAGAAGTACAACTTTCGAGGGAACACGCCGTCACCGCATTTCAGACCAAACATACGGTGCCTTCGCTTGGTTTCCAGGTCTGGGACTGCCGGAAAAAGCTGAAACCCGAATTCCAGGGGAAACCGGAAACAGATATTCGTGATGCACGCATCTCTGGTGTTGAAGTCAGTGAAGAGCTTCGCGTACCACTGGTCTGTTACACAGGAGATACCGCTCCAGCTGGATTGGATCATTTTGAAACCGCGTATGAATCCAGAGTTCTGATCACGGAAATGACATTTTACCGTCCTGAACACCGTCGGGAAAAAATTCACAAGTTTGGACACATGCATCTGGATGATATTGTCGAGCGCGCAGAACGATTCCGAAATGAATTGATCATACTGGCACACTTCAGCACGCGCTATCACGATAACCAGGTGATGAATGCGGTTAAAAAACGGTTGCCTGAAGATTTGCAATCTCGGATCCACCTGTGGATGCAGTAG
- a CDS encoding acylphosphatase, whose protein sequence is MSAEPEQPDPSVCVALRAIYHGRVQGVGFRYQTTRLAQRYPITGYVKNLPDGTVELVAQTQDKAVLEQFFDDMMLTFATNVTDVSVKEIDSQPYFQQFQIER, encoded by the coding sequence ATGTCTGCTGAGCCAGAGCAACCCGATCCATCAGTCTGCGTTGCACTGCGCGCGATCTATCATGGACGAGTGCAGGGAGTCGGGTTTCGCTACCAGACGACGCGACTTGCACAGCGGTATCCGATAACCGGATATGTGAAAAACCTGCCTGATGGCACGGTAGAGCTAGTGGCGCAAACACAGGATAAGGCGGTTCTGGAGCAGTTTTTTGATGATATGATGCTGACCTTCGCGACGAATGTCACAGATGTATCAGTCAAAGAAATCGACTCGCAACCATATTTTCAGCAGTTCCAGATCGAGCGTTAA
- a CDS encoding Gfo/Idh/MocA family protein, producing the protein MVRIGIIGIGFMGMAHFEGARKLKGAKITAISTRDSKKLAGDWSSIEGNFGPRGSQVDLSKVKQYSDYHELLADPDIDLVDICLPTQMHEQVALDSIRAGKHTLVEKPIAIDLKAANKMVKAAEKAGVQFMVAQVLPFFPEFQFAVECVRSNKYGKLLAAHFRRVMAPPKWSENIEDFQKLGGWGIDLHIHDNHLISLMCGVPTKVTSRGIENKGFINHVHTVYDYDDPNLAVSCVSGGIATRGLEFAHGYELYFEDATVLFGAGTMGTGKNKEWVVSQPLTLITKNGQLKHPKLKGGDAWCAAFTLELQAAVDAIESGVEPEALSGALARDALKICYAEAKSIQTGRSIPVK; encoded by the coding sequence ATGGTTCGTATTGGAATTATCGGCATCGGTTTTATGGGAATGGCTCATTTTGAGGGAGCTAGAAAACTCAAAGGAGCGAAGATCACCGCGATTTCAACCCGGGATTCCAAAAAACTGGCAGGAGACTGGAGCAGCATTGAAGGTAACTTTGGCCCCCGAGGTTCCCAGGTCGACTTATCCAAAGTGAAGCAATATAGCGATTACCATGAACTGCTCGCAGACCCCGATATTGACCTTGTTGATATCTGCCTGCCTACTCAAATGCATGAACAGGTAGCACTGGATTCAATCCGGGCTGGTAAACACACACTTGTGGAAAAACCAATTGCCATCGACCTGAAAGCTGCGAACAAAATGGTGAAAGCCGCTGAAAAAGCGGGAGTCCAGTTCATGGTCGCTCAGGTCCTGCCCTTTTTCCCCGAATTTCAGTTTGCCGTCGAATGCGTCCGAAGTAATAAATATGGAAAATTGCTGGCGGCCCACTTCCGCCGCGTGATGGCTCCCCCAAAATGGTCTGAAAACATTGAAGACTTCCAGAAACTCGGCGGCTGGGGGATAGATCTACATATACACGATAACCACCTGATCAGTCTCATGTGTGGTGTACCGACAAAAGTCACATCACGGGGAATTGAGAACAAAGGTTTTATTAATCACGTCCATACTGTTTATGATTACGATGACCCGAATCTGGCGGTCAGCTGTGTCAGTGGGGGAATTGCCACACGAGGCCTGGAGTTTGCACACGGATATGAACTCTACTTCGAAGACGCAACCGTTCTCTTTGGTGCCGGTACGATGGGTACCGGTAAGAACAAGGAGTGGGTCGTCAGTCAACCTCTCACACTGATAACCAAAAACGGGCAACTCAAACACCCAAAACTCAAAGGCGGGGACGCATGGTGCGCGGCATTCACACTGGAATTACAGGCAGCCGTCGACGCGATTGAAAGTGGTGTCGAGCCTGAGGCATTATCAGGTGCACTTGCCAGAGACGCACTGAAAATCTGCTATGCTGAGGCCAAAAGCATTCAAACAGGCCGATCCATTCCTGTAAAATAA